Below is a genomic region from Vulgatibacter sp..
CGCGGTCAGCTTCATACGGCCACCGGTGCCTTGATCGCGGGATGGGACTGGTAGCCCTCGAGCCGGATGTGCTCGAAGCGGAAGTCGTCGATGGAGCGCACCGAAGGATCGAGCTGCAGCGTGGGCAGCGGCAGCGGCTCCCGCCGCAGCTGCTCGTCCACCTGTTCGAGGTGGTTCAGGTAGATGTGCGCGTCGCCGAAGGTGTGGACGAAGTCGCCCACCTCCAGATCGCAGACCTGCGCCACCATGTGGGTGAGCAGCGCGTAGGAGGCGATGTTGAAGGGCACGCCGAGGAAGAGGTCGGCGCTGCGCTGGTAGAGCTGGCAGCTCAGCCGCCCGTCGGCCACGTAGAATTGGAAGAGCACGTGGCAGGGCTCGAGGGCCATCTTCGGCAGATCGGCCACGTTCCAGGCGCTGACGAGGAGCCGCCGCGAGCTGGGCCGGACCTTGATCTCCTCGATCACCTTCGCCAGCTGATCGACGTGGCCGCCGTCGGCGGTAGGCCATGAGCGCCACTGCACGCCGTAGACCGGGCCAAGGTCGCCGTTCTCCTTCGCCCACTCGTCCCAGATGCCGATGCCGTGCTCCTGCAGCCAGCGCGCGTTTCCCTCGCCGCGCAGGAACCAGAGGAGCTCCCCGACCACGCCCTTCCAGAAGAGCTTCTTGGTGGTCACCGCCGGGAAGCCCTGCCGCAGGTCGAAGCGCAGCTGGTGCCCGAAGATGCTCAA
It encodes:
- a CDS encoding thymidylate synthase produces the protein MRSYLELLRHVREAGVQRGDRTGTGTLSIFGHQLRFDLRQGFPAVTTKKLFWKGVVGELLWFLRGEGNARWLQEHGIGIWDEWAKENGDLGPVYGVQWRSWPTADGGHVDQLAKVIEEIKVRPSSRRLLVSAWNVADLPKMALEPCHVLFQFYVADGRLSCQLYQRSADLFLGVPFNIASYALLTHMVAQVCDLEVGDFVHTFGDAHIYLNHLEQVDEQLRREPLPLPTLQLDPSVRSIDDFRFEHIRLEGYQSHPAIKAPVAV